The Sphaerospermopsis torques-reginae ITEP-024 genome has a window encoding:
- a CDS encoding glutathione S-transferase family protein produces the protein MSTLQLYFAKASTFSQRTRVVLLEKGIDCTPVEIDLQNKPEAFTQVSRYGKVPAIKHGNVEIYESAIINEYLEEVFPEPALLPHDPAQKAVARIWIDYANTRLVPAFNKFLRGKDTQEQEQGKREFLESLLYIEEEGLGKLSGNSPYFLGENLSLVDISFYPWFERLPVLEKFRNFTFPTETPKLQEWWHNLRQRESIQQVANPTEFYVERFAKILGLTVPKA, from the coding sequence ATGAGTACATTACAACTTTATTTCGCTAAAGCCTCTACTTTTTCCCAAAGAACCCGTGTAGTCTTGCTGGAAAAAGGAATTGATTGTACACCAGTTGAAATTGATTTACAGAATAAACCAGAAGCTTTTACCCAAGTTTCTCGCTATGGAAAAGTTCCAGCGATCAAACATGGTAATGTGGAAATATATGAATCCGCAATTATCAATGAATATTTAGAAGAAGTATTTCCCGAACCAGCTTTATTACCTCATGATCCTGCTCAAAAAGCGGTTGCAAGAATTTGGATAGATTATGCTAATACCCGTTTAGTTCCAGCTTTTAATAAATTCCTACGTGGTAAAGATACCCAAGAACAAGAACAAGGAAAGAGGGAGTTTTTAGAGTCTCTTTTGTATATTGAAGAAGAAGGATTAGGTAAACTTTCTGGTAATAGTCCTTACTTCTTAGGTGAAAATCTGAGTTTAGTTGATATTAGTTTCTATCCTTGGTTTGAAAGATTACCAGTTTTAGAGAAATTCCGTAATTTTACATTCCCCACAGAAACACCTAAATTACAGGAATGGTGGCATAATTTACGTCAACGGGAATCTATTCAACAAGTTGCCAATCCTACAGAATTTTATGTAGAAAGATTCGCTAAAATTCTTGGTTTAACAGTGCCAAAGGCTTAG